From a single Anaerolineales bacterium genomic region:
- a CDS encoding tyrosine-type recombinase/integrase gives MSKLLINFQQHLNEQDLSPLTIKGYLSDLQHFEGWFERVNAEALKVQRITPTDVKNYKQFLLVGERRKAGTVNRRLAALAALCKWARQTQQITSDPTENIKGIASVARSPKWLDKHEQHALKRAIENDLELAKKNYPKRWVTRRRDASLTLFLLHTGLRLSEAIGLRMTDLELSERKGNILVQNGKGNKQRSVPLNSDARKALQDWIAVRPGCDHLWMTVEGEHESLSGRTVQRILQRYAKAANIKELTPHICRHTFAKNLVDSGVGLEKVAALLGHSSLNTTRIYIAPSERDLELAVEHLSEG, from the coding sequence ATGAGCAAACTACTGATCAACTTCCAACAACACTTGAACGAACAAGATCTTTCCCCACTCACGATCAAGGGCTATCTCTCCGACCTTCAGCACTTCGAAGGCTGGTTCGAGCGCGTGAATGCGGAAGCTCTCAAAGTCCAACGTATCACGCCCACCGACGTCAAGAACTACAAACAATTCCTGCTGGTGGGTGAGCGCCGTAAAGCCGGCACCGTCAACCGCCGCCTGGCAGCACTGGCTGCCTTGTGCAAATGGGCACGCCAAACCCAACAAATCACCAGCGACCCCACCGAGAACATCAAGGGCATTGCCAGTGTCGCACGCAGCCCGAAGTGGCTGGACAAACACGAACAGCATGCCTTGAAGCGTGCCATCGAGAACGATCTGGAACTGGCAAAGAAGAACTATCCCAAGCGTTGGGTCACAAGACGGCGCGATGCCTCCCTGACTTTGTTTCTTTTACACACCGGCTTGCGTTTGAGCGAAGCGATTGGATTGCGCATGACCGACCTCGAACTCTCCGAACGCAAAGGCAACATCCTGGTCCAGAACGGCAAGGGCAACAAACAACGTAGCGTGCCTTTGAACTCGGATGCACGCAAAGCCTTGCAGGATTGGATCGCGGTGCGACCAGGGTGTGATCATCTATGGATGACTGTCGAAGGCGAACATGAAAGCCTGAGCGGACGCACCGTCCAGCGCATTTTGCAGCGTTATGCCAAAGCTGCGAACATCAAGGAACTCACCCCGCACATCTGCCGACATACGTTTGCCAAGAACCTGGTGGATAGTGGGGTGGGCTTGGAAAAGGTGGCGGCCTTGCTTGGACATTCCAGCCTGAACACCACCCGTATCTACATCGCCCCCAGCGAACGCGATCTTGAACTTGCCGTCGAACATCTCAGCGAAGGATAA
- a CDS encoding PQQ-binding-like beta-propeller repeat protein has product MKSKSMDNFSNSKKIGRTWFVGTFAAVLILLIVFSGNILRDQLISEDFPLSKQWSLSLQGSIQQLSLAGNQTLLVMTRTKLYALDSTTGDVLWKHDLHWQTITKPALAQNELVFLTDGQGISALDLSDGNLMWQQPVYRAQNAQIAFVSDDFVAVSYRPYLNVYEASTGDLLWSKPVCREAVHPYIYGNTIYIPCYGVTAMDARTGEIVWVTESPDRIWNAGYSDGIMYSSPNRRAVIAYDLESREVLWNTPLKSERVQEFKVAGDFLLLTDALQYCVLRRTDGKIIWCANIGWKMQNPVIVMDIGYIFNGPQTVVYAFDATDGTQIGKLTLARFAFITIYRQLLISSDDMLIFARGDNIFAFGEEEK; this is encoded by the coding sequence GTGAAAAGTAAATCAATGGACAACTTCAGCAATTCCAAAAAAATTGGCAGAACATGGTTCGTTGGCACTTTTGCAGCCGTGTTGATATTATTAATTGTGTTTTCGGGAAATATTCTTCGGGATCAATTGATAAGCGAAGATTTCCCCTTATCAAAACAATGGTCATTAAGCCTGCAAGGCAGTATTCAACAACTATCACTTGCTGGTAACCAAACACTTCTTGTGATGACTCGAACAAAACTATATGCCTTGGACAGCACAACTGGTGATGTATTATGGAAGCATGATTTGCATTGGCAAACTATTACTAAGCCGGCATTGGCTCAAAATGAATTAGTCTTTTTGACGGATGGCCAAGGTATATCAGCTCTTGATTTGTCAGATGGAAATCTCATGTGGCAGCAACCAGTTTACCGTGCTCAAAATGCACAAATTGCGTTTGTTTCTGATGATTTTGTAGCTGTTAGTTATAGACCATACTTAAATGTATATGAGGCATCCACTGGCGATTTGCTGTGGAGTAAACCCGTATGCAGGGAGGCTGTTCATCCTTATATTTATGGTAATACCATATACATTCCTTGCTATGGTGTAACCGCGATGGATGCTAGAACAGGGGAAATTGTCTGGGTAACAGAATCACCAGATAGAATTTGGAATGCAGGCTATTCTGATGGCATAATGTATTCATCTCCCAATCGACGTGCAGTTATTGCATATGATTTGGAGAGTCGCGAAGTTCTTTGGAATACGCCCCTAAAGAGTGAGAGAGTTCAGGAGTTCAAGGTAGCTGGAGATTTTCTTCTTTTAACCGACGCATTGCAATATTGTGTTTTGAGACGAACAGATGGGAAAATTATCTGGTGTGCGAATATAGGTTGGAAGATGCAGAATCCGGTGATTGTGATGGATATTGGATATATTTTTAATGGTCCCCAAACGGTTGTTTATGCATTTGACGCAACAGACGGTACTCAAATTGGGAAATTGACACTGGCACGATTTGCCTTTATTACAATTTATCGACAACTGTTGATTTCATCTGACGATATGTTAATCTTTGCTCGAGGAGATAATATATTTGCGTTTGGAGAGGAAGAGAAATAG
- a CDS encoding KH domain-containing protein has product MKDLIEYIAKSLVDHPEEVSVKQSSGNRVRIELSVAKDDMGRVIGRGGKVANSIRTLLRVAADRKGKQATLDVVEP; this is encoded by the coding sequence ATGAAAGACCTGATCGAATACATCGCAAAATCCCTTGTGGATCACCCCGAGGAAGTATCCGTGAAACAGAGCAGCGGGAATCGGGTCCGCATCGAGCTGAGCGTTGCCAAAGACGATATGGGGCGCGTCATCGGCAGGGGCGGCAAGGTGGCGAACTCCATCCGCACGCTGTTGCGCGTTGCGGCGGACCGCAAGGGCAAGCAAGCCACCCTTGATGTAGTGGAACCCTGA
- a CDS encoding SH3 domain-containing protein, whose product MSNITHLATATPDPISNSHTMPVTCTVSAQSLHLRECAGLQCNVLAWLSAGDVLDILDADQDWLKVTTPTGQTGWVHSKYCGGTQ is encoded by the coding sequence GTGTCCAACATCACACATTTAGCGACAGCAACACCAGACCCCATTTCCAACTCCCATACAATGCCCGTCACCTGCACAGTGTCGGCGCAGTCCCTGCACTTACGGGAATGTGCCGGCTTGCAATGCAACGTGCTTGCCTGGCTATCGGCGGGCGATGTTCTGGACATTCTGGATGCGGATCAGGACTGGCTTAAGGTAACCACCCCAACCGGACAAACCGGCTGGGTGCATTCCAAATACTGTGGAGGAACCCAATGA
- a CDS encoding mannose-1-phosphate guanylyltransferase: MSEHHYAVIMAGGGGTRLWPVSRKERPKQLLPLLGQETLFQSTVARLENLFPPERILVVTVEEQAREMKQQAPEIPEENYLIEPAPRGTASVVGLAAAVLQKRDPNASMAILPSDHFIRNVDLFHYLLKAAFDVADDDHLVTLGITPTAPSTAYGYIQQGETLDGQYNNYPVYRVKRFKEKPDEQTAQQLLRTGDHSWNSGMFVWKVNTIMGEIDRQMPALGTALKDISSAWGTPQQDDTINTLWFDLKNETVDYGIMENAERVAVLPAGGLGWSDVGMWSSLFEVLLPDMNGNVATNGNLHLAHETHNTLVYGGNGERLIVTIGVDDMVIVDGGDVLMVCKTDQAQKVKDIVEHLKKHKQEKFL, encoded by the coding sequence ATGTCCGAACATCATTATGCAGTCATCATGGCTGGCGGCGGTGGGACGCGCCTCTGGCCCGTATCCCGCAAGGAACGCCCCAAGCAGTTGCTGCCCTTGTTGGGGCAGGAGACCCTATTCCAAAGCACGGTGGCGCGGCTGGAGAATTTATTCCCGCCCGAACGGATTCTAGTGGTGACCGTCGAGGAACAGGCGCGCGAGATGAAACAGCAGGCGCCCGAAATCCCCGAAGAGAATTATCTGATCGAACCGGCGCCGCGCGGAACGGCATCCGTGGTGGGGTTGGCGGCGGCTGTATTGCAAAAGCGAGATCCAAACGCTTCGATGGCGATCCTGCCGTCGGATCATTTCATCCGAAACGTGGATCTGTTCCATTACCTGCTTAAAGCCGCGTTTGACGTTGCGGACGATGATCATCTGGTCACGCTCGGCATCACGCCGACGGCTCCGTCCACGGCGTATGGATACATCCAGCAGGGTGAAACCCTGGATGGGCAATACAACAACTATCCTGTCTACAGAGTGAAGCGCTTCAAGGAAAAGCCCGATGAGCAGACTGCCCAGCAGCTGCTCCGTACAGGCGATCATTCCTGGAACAGCGGCATGTTCGTCTGGAAGGTGAATACGATCATGGGCGAGATCGACAGGCAGATGCCCGCACTGGGCACAGCGTTGAAGGATATCTCATCCGCGTGGGGCACGCCGCAACAGGATGACACCATCAATACATTGTGGTTCGACCTGAAAAACGAAACTGTGGATTACGGCATCATGGAGAACGCCGAGCGCGTGGCTGTACTGCCGGCGGGCGGACTTGGCTGGAGTGATGTCGGTATGTGGTCTTCGTTGTTCGAGGTATTGCTCCCTGACATGAACGGCAATGTTGCCACAAACGGAAATTTGCATCTTGCACACGAAACGCACAATACCCTCGTCTATGGCGGGAACGGCGAGCGCTTGATCGTGACCATCGGCGTGGACGATATGGTCATCGTGGATGGCGGCGATGTGTTAATGGTCTGCAAAACAGACCAGGCGCAGAAGGTGAAAGACATCGTCGAACACCTGAAAAAACACAAACAGGAAAAATTCCTCTAA
- a CDS encoding deoxyguanosinetriphosphate triphosphohydrolase has product MAVFTYTRLPPEDRNGVFTQRLVMFFTRQQLEEIENKSLAPYGMKSSETKGRAYLDGEPEYRTSFQRDRDRILHTTAFRRLEYKTQVFINFEGDHFRTRLTHTLEVAQVGRTLARALGGNEDLVEAICLAHDLGHSPFGHSGEVALARLMKDFGGFDHNKQSLRIVTELEQRYPEFPGLNLTWEVREGMVKHESEYDISDARDFNPDLRGNLETQIANVADELAYTTHDLDDGLRSGMLTPQTLDGVALWEILRETYNWRGALLGDMERHRMIRHLVGIMVTDMVKATDERLRESKVNSPMDIQKLKHNVIGYSEEMQRRNRELKDFLYKKLYRHYRVVRMQVKAERIISDLFHAYRAEPAMLPEQFQFFIEKRGLERTICDYIAGMTDRYAVEEHQKLFNPLEKP; this is encoded by the coding sequence GTGGCGGTCTTCACATACACGAGGCTGCCTCCCGAAGACCGCAATGGCGTTTTCACCCAAAGGCTGGTCATGTTCTTTACCCGTCAACAACTTGAAGAGATCGAAAACAAATCCCTCGCGCCGTATGGCATGAAGAGCAGCGAGACAAAAGGACGCGCCTACCTCGACGGCGAGCCCGAGTACCGCACCTCCTTTCAAAGGGATCGCGACCGCATCCTGCACACCACCGCATTCCGCAGGCTGGAATACAAGACGCAGGTATTCATCAACTTCGAAGGCGACCACTTCCGCACCCGCCTCACCCACACGCTGGAAGTTGCCCAGGTTGGCAGGACGCTTGCCCGCGCCCTCGGCGGCAACGAAGACCTCGTCGAAGCCATCTGCCTCGCGCATGACCTCGGTCACTCCCCCTTCGGGCATTCCGGCGAAGTGGCGCTTGCGCGGCTGATGAAAGACTTCGGAGGCTTCGACCACAACAAACAATCCCTGCGCATCGTCACAGAACTCGAACAGCGTTACCCCGAATTCCCCGGCTTGAATCTCACCTGGGAAGTGCGCGAAGGCATGGTCAAGCACGAATCGGAATACGACATCTCCGACGCCCGCGATTTCAACCCCGACCTGCGCGGCAATCTCGAAACGCAGATCGCCAACGTCGCGGACGAACTCGCCTACACCACCCACGACCTTGACGATGGTCTGCGCTCCGGCATGCTCACCCCGCAAACGCTGGACGGCGTGGCATTGTGGGAGATTCTGCGTGAAACCTACAACTGGCGCGGCGCGCTGCTCGGCGATATGGAACGGCACCGCATGATCCGTCACCTGGTCGGCATCATGGTCACCGACATGGTCAAAGCCACCGATGAGCGCCTGCGCGAGAGCAAGGTCAACTCGCCAATGGACATACAAAAACTGAAACACAATGTCATCGGCTACAGCGAAGAAATGCAGCGGCGCAACCGCGAGTTGAAGGATTTTCTTTATAAAAAGCTCTACCGCCACTACCGCGTGGTGCGGATGCAGGTCAAAGCCGAGCGCATCATCTCCGACCTGTTCCATGCCTACCGCGCCGAACCCGCCATGCTTCCCGAACAATTCCAGTTCTTCATCGAAAAGCGCGGGCTGGAACGCACCATCTGCGATTACATCGCCGGCATGACAGATCGATACGCCGTCGAAGAACATCAAAAACTATTCAATCCCCTCGAAAAGCCCTAG
- the rpsP gene encoding 30S ribosomal protein S16 produces the protein MVRIRLRRIGLKGQPTYRIVAAEKEAPRDGRFLEILGVYNPRTNPATIKLKEDRIYHWMKNGALPTESVEQIFKSAGTLERFERFKKGEAVENLVAEAAEAEVKRAAPVKTRKD, from the coding sequence ATGGTTCGTATTCGTTTACGTCGTATTGGTCTCAAGGGCCAACCCACGTACCGCATCGTGGCAGCAGAAAAGGAAGCGCCGCGCGATGGTCGCTTTTTGGAGATCCTGGGTGTTTATAACCCCCGCACCAATCCCGCCACGATCAAGTTAAAGGAAGACCGCATCTACCACTGGATGAAGAACGGCGCCCTGCCGACCGAATCTGTGGAGCAGATCTTCAAATCCGCCGGCACGCTGGAGCGTTTTGAGCGCTTCAAGAAGGGCGAAGCTGTGGAAAATCTGGTCGCCGAAGCCGCTGAAGCAGAAGTCAAGCGCGCCGCGCCGGTCAAGACCCGCAAAGATTAA
- the topA gene encoding type I DNA topoisomerase, whose translation MKCKTKREIQDPVAGFNAKSSPVTTGTCSVCGTKLYRMGKTEAHEGLVPPPKPVKVEKREGKLVIVESPAKAKTVGRFLGKGYTVRASVGHVRDLLKSQLSVDVENDFTPKYRVPNEKKEVVKELKKLAKKSEEIYLATDPDREGESISWHLMEAAEIEPERTKRVVFHEITAPAVAEAFSHPRDINMDLVNAQQARRVLDRLVGYSISPILWEKVRGRLSAGRVQSVALRLIVDREREIDEFKPIEYWSIHGEFMPEKSKTSFIAKLVRVDDKEPELPSEEMVRPLLIDMETASYAITKVKRGERRRKPSAPFTTSTLQQEASRKLGFTAKRTMALAQGLYEGQDVGNGGSTGLITYMRTDSTNIAKTAQEEAREYVTGKYGADFLPPEPPVYKTKSANAQEAHEAIRPTSAMRTPEAVKDFLDPAMFKLYRLIWQRFVASQMEAAVYDTLQVEVTGKTNEHEYLLRASGSAVKFPGFLVVYEEAKNEDAKADDEEENVKIPAGVAEGQKQELVRLIPEQHFTQPPPRFTEASLVQALEENGIGRPSTYAPTISTIQQRGYVVREDKRLIPTDTGFQVTDLMVQYFPEVVDFNFTAHMEEDLDKIADGEMTWVDAIREFYEPFSADVKKAQAEMPVTKSEPEPIGRACPEDGGELVIRYGRFGKFISCANFPTCRYTEPWLEKIGVTCPKDGGDLVERKTRKGRTFFGCVNYPNCDFTSWKRPLPKPCPKCNGLLVVANKREAQCTNCSESFLLEEIVPESV comes from the coding sequence ATGAAGTGTAAGACCAAACGGGAGATACAAGACCCCGTTGCAGGGTTCAATGCCAAAAGCTCCCCTGTGACGACGGGGACCTGTTCCGTTTGCGGCACGAAACTGTACCGCATGGGAAAGACAGAAGCCCATGAAGGACTCGTCCCGCCGCCGAAGCCTGTGAAAGTGGAGAAGCGCGAAGGGAAACTGGTGATCGTCGAATCGCCCGCCAAGGCGAAGACCGTCGGGCGTTTTCTCGGCAAGGGATACACCGTCCGCGCTTCGGTGGGACATGTGCGCGACCTGTTGAAGTCACAGTTGTCGGTGGATGTGGAGAATGATTTCACGCCGAAGTACCGCGTGCCGAACGAAAAGAAGGAAGTGGTCAAGGAACTCAAAAAGCTCGCCAAAAAATCCGAGGAGATCTATCTTGCGACCGACCCCGACCGCGAGGGCGAATCCATTTCGTGGCATCTCATGGAAGCGGCGGAGATCGAACCGGAACGGACAAAACGCGTCGTGTTCCACGAGATCACGGCGCCCGCTGTCGCGGAGGCGTTCTCGCATCCGCGCGATATCAACATGGATCTGGTCAATGCCCAGCAGGCGCGCCGCGTGCTGGACCGTCTCGTCGGGTACAGCATCAGTCCCATTTTGTGGGAGAAAGTACGCGGGCGGCTTTCCGCCGGGCGCGTGCAGTCGGTGGCGCTGCGGCTGATCGTTGACCGCGAGCGCGAGATCGACGAGTTCAAGCCCATCGAATATTGGTCCATTCACGGCGAGTTCATGCCCGAGAAGTCGAAGACCAGTTTCATCGCGAAGCTTGTCCGCGTGGATGACAAGGAACCGGAACTTCCCAGCGAGGAGATGGTCAGACCGCTTCTCATCGACATGGAAACTGCCTCGTATGCCATTACAAAGGTCAAACGCGGAGAGCGGAGACGGAAACCCTCCGCGCCGTTCACCACCTCCACGCTGCAGCAGGAGGCTTCTCGCAAGCTGGGCTTCACCGCCAAACGGACGATGGCGCTTGCACAGGGACTGTATGAAGGTCAAGATGTAGGCAATGGAGGCTCGACGGGTCTCATCACTTATATGCGAACCGACTCGACGAATATCGCCAAGACGGCTCAGGAAGAAGCCCGCGAGTATGTGACCGGAAAATACGGCGCAGACTTCCTGCCGCCCGAACCGCCGGTCTATAAGACCAAATCCGCAAATGCGCAGGAGGCTCATGAAGCCATCCGCCCAACATCCGCCATGCGCACGCCGGAAGCGGTCAAGGATTTTCTCGACCCCGCCATGTTCAAGTTGTACCGCCTGATCTGGCAGAGATTTGTGGCTTCACAAATGGAAGCGGCGGTGTACGATACCTTGCAGGTGGAAGTGACCGGCAAAACAAATGAGCATGAATATCTTCTGCGGGCTTCCGGCTCGGCAGTGAAATTCCCGGGTTTTTTGGTTGTCTATGAAGAAGCCAAAAATGAAGATGCAAAAGCGGATGACGAGGAAGAGAATGTAAAGATCCCCGCCGGGGTGGCGGAGGGACAAAAGCAGGAATTGGTGCGTTTGATCCCCGAACAGCATTTCACCCAGCCGCCGCCGCGTTTTACGGAAGCCTCGCTGGTGCAGGCATTGGAGGAGAACGGCATCGGGCGTCCCTCCACCTATGCGCCGACCATCTCCACGATCCAACAACGCGGGTATGTGGTGCGCGAGGACAAACGCCTCATCCCGACCGATACGGGCTTCCAGGTTACCGACCTGATGGTGCAGTACTTCCCCGAAGTGGTGGATTTCAATTTCACCGCCCATATGGAGGAAGACCTCGACAAGATCGCCGATGGTGAAATGACTTGGGTGGATGCGATCCGCGAGTTCTATGAGCCGTTTTCCGCGGATGTGAAAAAGGCGCAAGCCGAGATGCCCGTCACCAAATCCGAGCCGGAACCGATCGGACGCGCCTGCCCTGAAGACGGCGGCGAGTTGGTCATCCGCTACGGGCGGTTCGGCAAGTTCATTTCCTGCGCCAACTTCCCGACCTGCCGCTATACCGAGCCGTGGCTGGAGAAGATCGGCGTCACCTGCCCGAAGGATGGCGGCGACCTGGTGGAACGCAAGACGCGCAAGGGACGCACATTCTTTGGCTGTGTGAACTATCCGAATTGCGATTTCACATCGTGGAAGCGTCCGCTGCCGAAGCCATGCCCCAAGTGCAACGGTCTGTTGGTGGTCGCCAATAAGCGCGAGGCGCAATGCACGAACTGCTCCGAGAGTTTCCTGCTCGAGGAGATCGTTCCGGAGAGCGTCTAA
- the rimM gene encoding ribosome maturation factor RimM (Essential for efficient processing of 16S rRNA), whose translation MMSKKDPGSPQGESVYLAIGFLRRPHGVSGEMIMDLHTDFPERIKNGRKVYVGEKHEAAEFENVRVHGQGLLVKLLGYDTPESAGRFRNQWVYVKSSEVPPLPEGQHYKYELVGLLVVDDNGNPLGELVEILETGANDVYIVRNKTGGEILLPAIPPVVLNVDMDSRVMTVHLLDGLVDET comes from the coding sequence ATGATGTCGAAAAAGGATCCAGGCTCGCCGCAAGGCGAGTCTGTTTATTTGGCAATCGGATTTCTCCGCCGCCCGCACGGGGTGAGCGGCGAGATGATCATGGACCTGCACACCGATTTTCCGGAACGCATCAAAAATGGGCGCAAGGTGTACGTCGGTGAAAAACATGAAGCCGCCGAATTCGAGAACGTGCGTGTGCACGGGCAGGGATTGTTGGTAAAGTTACTAGGATACGACACGCCCGAATCCGCGGGGCGTTTCCGCAACCAGTGGGTGTATGTCAAGTCGAGCGAAGTCCCGCCATTGCCGGAAGGTCAGCATTACAAGTATGAGCTGGTCGGTTTGCTGGTGGTGGACGATAACGGCAATCCGCTTGGGGAATTGGTTGAAATTTTGGAAACCGGCGCGAATGATGTGTATATCGTCCGCAATAAAACGGGCGGGGAAATTTTGCTGCCCGCCATTCCCCCGGTCGTCCTCAATGTCGATATGGACTCCCGTGTGATGACCGTCCATCTGCTGGATGGTTTGGTGGATGAAACCTGA
- the dprA gene encoding DNA-processing protein DprA gives MDDKKYWIGFNLIKGIGAVRMQGLVAYFGDLESAWRADPASLAEAGLGAKLVERVVAARESVDLDQVWAKIEAQGITILTWTDEGYPSRLREIDQPPPILYIRGEYLQDDLFAVAIVGTRKVTPYGRQVTEEIASFLAANGITVVSGLARGVDAIAHQAALRVGGRTIAVLGSGVDKIYPPEHRALAEQMMERGAVISDYAVGTPPDASNFPPRNRIISGLSLAVVVIEAAETSGALITAEFAAEQGREVFAVPGSILAPQSKGTNRLIQKGALPLLTPEDLMQTLDLTRIGEKKTARKILPADETEARVLDVLGGEPMHVDEIRNQANLPIEKISATLALMELKGMVRQVGGMNYVAMREDQSEYKVNK, from the coding sequence ATGGACGATAAAAAATACTGGATCGGCTTCAATCTCATCAAAGGCATTGGCGCAGTCCGCATGCAGGGGCTGGTCGCCTATTTTGGCGACCTCGAGTCCGCGTGGCGGGCTGACCCTGCGTCGTTGGCGGAAGCAGGCTTGGGCGCGAAACTGGTCGAACGCGTTGTCGCGGCGCGAGAGTCCGTTGATCTGGATCAGGTTTGGGCGAAGATCGAAGCGCAGGGCATCACCATCCTGACGTGGACGGATGAAGGGTATCCATCCCGCCTGCGGGAGATCGATCAGCCGCCGCCCATCCTGTACATCCGCGGCGAATATTTGCAGGATGACCTGTTCGCCGTCGCCATCGTCGGGACGCGCAAAGTGACGCCGTACGGCAGGCAGGTGACGGAAGAGATCGCTTCGTTCCTAGCCGCAAATGGGATCACCGTCGTGAGCGGACTCGCCCGTGGAGTGGATGCCATCGCGCATCAAGCCGCGCTGCGAGTCGGCGGGCGGACGATCGCGGTTCTTGGCTCCGGCGTGGACAAGATCTATCCGCCGGAACACCGCGCGCTTGCCGAACAGATGATGGAACGCGGCGCGGTCATCAGCGATTATGCGGTTGGCACACCGCCCGATGCGTCGAATTTCCCGCCGCGGAATCGGATCATTTCCGGCTTGTCGCTAGCAGTGGTTGTGATCGAGGCGGCGGAAACCAGCGGTGCATTGATCACCGCCGAGTTCGCCGCCGAGCAGGGGCGTGAAGTGTTCGCTGTGCCGGGTAGCATCCTTGCACCGCAAAGCAAAGGCACGAACCGCCTGATTCAAAAAGGCGCGTTGCCGTTACTGACCCCCGAAGACTTGATGCAGACACTGGACCTGACCCGCATCGGCGAGAAGAAAACGGCGCGGAAGATCCTGCCCGCCGATGAGACCGAAGCGCGCGTGCTGGATGTATTGGGCGGCGAGCCGATGCACGTGGACGAGATCCGCAATCAAGCCAACCTGCCCATCGAAAAAATTTCCGCCACACTTGCTTTAATGGAATTGAAAGGAATGGTTCGCCAGGTTGGTGGTATGAATTATGTGGCAATGCGCGAAGACCAATCCGAATACAAGGTGAATAAATAA
- the greA gene encoding transcription elongation factor GreA yields the protein MSQPNYLTPEGEAKLMAELEELKGPRRVELAARLRSAIQMGDLSENADYHKAKEDQGFLEGRIQEIEAILRNSVIIEKSAKKGVVSIGSHVTIQEEGFEPETYHLVGPTEADPRNGRISHESPIGSALMDKKVGDTAEADAPAGRIKFKIIKIE from the coding sequence ATGTCCCAACCCAACTACCTGACCCCGGAAGGTGAAGCAAAATTAATGGCTGAACTGGAGGAATTAAAAGGTCCGCGCCGCGTGGAACTCGCCGCCCGGTTGCGTTCCGCCATTCAAATGGGCGACCTTTCAGAGAACGCCGATTACCACAAAGCCAAGGAGGATCAAGGCTTCCTCGAAGGGCGCATCCAGGAGATCGAAGCCATCCTGCGCAACTCGGTCATTATCGAAAAATCCGCTAAAAAAGGGGTGGTTTCGATCGGTTCGCATGTGACCATTCAGGAGGAGGGCTTTGAACCTGAAACCTATCATCTCGTCGGTCCCACTGAAGCGGACCCGCGTAACGGGCGCATCTCCCACGAATCACCCATTGGCAGCGCCCTGATGGACAAAAAGGTCGGGGATACAGCGGAGGCGGATGCCCCCGCCGGCAGGATCAAATTCAAGATCATCAAGATCGAATAA
- a CDS encoding ParA family protein, which translates to MKTIVFANQKGGTGKTTTVINTGDALARAGKRVLLVDFDPQGHVAVSLNLDTEGGVANWLLHSVFNSSPLSSTDLNQWVRKTHHENLYVLPGSQMTAKVQRLLAMEEKPVNYIRECLPPLRQLGFDFLLFDTSPSTGGLQEMASWAADLAVIVSSLDYLSADGVSGFLEMLKVLQTEKQWRGKLAGVLPTFYDKQTRTTREQMTNLQKAFPDQVFTPIHRATLLREASAEGLTIFQKDPSSRPAREYKKFAAQLAKLS; encoded by the coding sequence ATGAAGACCATTGTTTTTGCAAATCAAAAAGGCGGCACGGGCAAGACCACCACGGTAATCAATACTGGCGATGCATTGGCGCGAGCCGGCAAACGTGTCCTGCTCGTGGATTTCGATCCGCAGGGGCATGTTGCCGTTTCACTCAATCTGGACACGGAAGGCGGCGTTGCCAATTGGTTGTTGCACTCCGTATTCAACTCCTCCCCACTTTCTTCTACGGACCTCAATCAGTGGGTCCGCAAAACGCATCACGAGAATTTGTATGTTTTGCCTGGCAGTCAAATGACTGCCAAAGTGCAGCGGCTGTTGGCGATGGAGGAAAAGCCGGTCAATTACATTCGCGAATGCCTGCCGCCCTTACGCCAATTGGGCTTCGACTTCCTGCTTTTCGATACATCCCCCTCGACCGGTGGTCTTCAAGAGATGGCATCTTGGGCAGCGGATCTGGCAGTGATCGTTTCGAGCCTGGATTACCTATCGGCAGATGGTGTCTCCGGATTTCTGGAGATGCTCAAAGTCTTGCAGACAGAAAAGCAATGGCGCGGAAAACTCGCTGGCGTCCTGCCGACCTTTTATGACAAACAAACCCGCACCACTCGCGAGCAGATGACGAACCTGCAGAAGGCATTTCCGGATCAGGTCTTCACGCCCATCCATCGTGCAACGCTACTACGTGAAGCATCTGCCGAAGGGCTGACCATCTTCCAAAAAGATCCCAGCAGTCGCCCTGCCCGTGAATACAAAAAATTTGCAGCGCAACTCGCAAAGTTGAGCTAG